The genomic stretch GCCTGCGCCCCTGGAGACGCGCACATGGATGCGCTGTGCTCTCCTTGGACGAACACGTCGCCTCGGCGCACGTCGGCGCACCGATCATCGAGGACTCGGAACACTTCCCTGCTGTCCGCCAATGCTCTGTTTGCCGCCCGGATGAACCGTTCGCCGGTTTCCGTGGGTCGAACGGGAAGGATGACGCCTTTCATGGGTTTTCGAAATGAAGTGGAAGTTCGAGGTTCTTCCGATTGAGCGCTAACTTCCGATTCGACGTGCCCCCGTACGGCTGTCGGACGCAAAACATTCGATGTCTGTTCCACTGAGCCTCAGACATGGAATTCGGCTCGGATTTTGTATACCTTGGTGGCAGGCATATTCAGAATATCCGTAATTCCAGTATGCTCCGAGATGCTTTTCAGATGTTCTTCGATCTGCTCCGAAGACGGAGCGATAAACGTAAACCAGATGTTGTAGTGGTGATTCCTGCCATAATTGTGGGTCACTCCGGGATGTCTGTTCACTTCCTCGACGAATTCGTCCACCCGGTCATCCGGTACGTGAGCTGCGCAGAGCGTACTTGTAAACCCGATCTTGCGAGGATTCAGATTGGCCCCGATGCGGCGGATCACGCCCACTTTCTTCAGGCGTGAAACCCTCTCGATCACCTCGTTTTCCGAGAGTCCCAACTTGTCGCCGATGACCGCATAGGGCCTCGAATCGATGGGAAATCTCGACTGCATTCGGTTGATCAATTTCCGGTCCGTCTCGTCCATGCGATTTACAATATCACTGTCCGATCCTTCT from Deltaproteobacteria bacterium encodes the following:
- a CDS encoding Lrp/AsnC family transcriptional regulator; translated protein: MDETDRKLINRMQSRFPIDSRPYAVIGDKLGLSENEVIERVSRLKKVGVIRRIGANLNPRKIGFTSTLCAAHVPDDRVDEFVEEVNRHPGVTHNYGRNHHYNIWFTFIAPSSEQIEEHLKSISEHTGITDILNMPATKVYKIRAEFHV